A genomic stretch from Anopheles nili chromosome X, idAnoNiliSN_F5_01, whole genome shotgun sequence includes:
- the LOC128728977 gene encoding irregular chiasm C-roughest protein-like — MSLRGVVAARTSLLSILLLVLLRSATAVKASSGGGGVQKFAMEPQDQTAIVGSRVTLPCRVVDKEGQLQWTKDDFGLGWHRNLSGFDRYIMVGSDEEGDYSLEIYPVMLDDEARYQCQVGRGKDGTPGIRSRFATLTVLVPPEPPKIVQGDFLVTTEDREIELECVSVGGKPAAEITWIDGQGTVLTKGIEYVKEPMTDTGRYTAKSILKLTPKKEHHNTSFTCQAQNTADRTYRSVRLKLEVKYAPKVSVSVVGGALAGGRIPEGAEVRLSCRADANPADVTYHWYRGDEPIVGDYTTEMVIHNVTKEYHDAVIKCEVHNAVGKSEESEILDISYGPTFRTRPQSVETDLERKVTLVCDVDGNPPPEILWVHEDTGRIVSTAANITLMATRETAGTYCCKASVRGFPEIESSAAIHLKGPPTIRSPRQQYGSMNDNSQIQCDAIAIPKARQVIWTYNGLEVNSENDHTILENHSPEGVRSTLIIPKSQRQHFGVYNCTVLNEYGSDSLEIQFAPMESSSLPVVIFILAVVFVIIVVVLVVSLCCCDRKNNKKLPPADVITDHYMTEKTCKESDRSSNVSDLKIDRDHEYSETCSGTDSIATRLAMNMMGSSSGGSNNSGGVNGGTMPVGGGGGVPLAGPVRIPNDYRYSGDYSDGIGATLQAKIGQSNGGYVPYVDYAQDYNLPMHITSNGQLPNGNLSLTRNRELRQDNGLPSIQSGMGTLSAGLMNTSLMNAPSIDPRYSATYGNPYLRSSSTHLPPLPPPSTANPALTPAPPPYSAGRHPTSALLMGVNIGVNSGSVIGIGSSLTSPESIRSTSAGSDQTLQQVQQAGAQVAAQTGSPAPGQFILPANGDIRKGALATHV, encoded by the exons ATGAGCTTACGAGGTGTGGTGGCAGCGAGAACCAGCCTGCTGTCtatactgctgctggtgctgctgaggAGTGCGACGGCAGTGAAGGCGAGCTCAGGTGGAGGAGGTGTACAGAAGTTTGCGATGGAACCGCAGGATCAGACGGCCATCGTTGGTTCACGTGTGACGCTACCCTGTCGGGTGGTGGATAAGGAAGGCCAGCTCCAGTGGACGAAGGATGACTTTGGGCTTGGGTGGCATCGGAACCTGAGCGGGTTCGATCGATATATTATGGTCGGCAGTGATGAGGAGGGTGACTACTCGCTTGAGATCTACCCTGTCATGCTGGACGACGAAGCCCGCTATCAGTGTCAGGTCGGGCGAGGTAAAGACG GCACACCTGGCATTAGGTCGCGGTTTGCGACCCTCACGGTGTTGGTGCCGCCAGAACCACCCAAAATCGTGCAGGGTGACTTCCTGGTCACGACGGAGGACCGTGAGATTGAGCTCGAGTGTGTGTCAGTGGGAGGCAAGCCTGCTGCAGAGATCACGTGGATAGATGGGCAGGGTACTGTGCTGACGAAGGGCATTGAGTACGTGAAGGAACCAATGACGGACACGGGTCGGTACACGGCCAAGTCGATTTTGAAGCTGACTCCGAAAAAGGAACACCACAACACGTCGTTCACCTGTCAGGCGCAGAATACAGCTGATCGGACATACAGGTCTGTGCGGCTGAAGTTGGAGGTGAAGTACGCACCGAAGGTGAGCGTGTCGGTGGTGGGAGGTGCGCTTGCTGGAGGTCGGATACCTGAGGGAGCGGAGGTCCGACTGTCTTGTCGAGCAGATGCCAATCCAGCGGATGTTACGTACCACTGGTATCGAGGAGACGAACCTATCGTGGGTGACTACACGACTGAGATG GTGATTCATAACGTCACGAAGGAGTACCACGACGCCGTGATAAAGTGTGAGGTCCACAACGCCGTGGGCAAGAGTGAAGAAAGTGAAATCCTCGACATTAGCTATGGCCCGACGTTCCGAACTCGGCCTCAGTCGGTGGAGACGGACCTCGAGCGGAAGGTAACGCTCGTGTGTGATGTCGACGGCAACCCACCACCAGAGATCCTCTGGGTCCACGAAGACACCGGTCGGATCGTGTCAACGGCGGCAAATATCACGTTAATGGCGACACGAGAAACCGCTGGCACATATTGCTGCAAAGCGAGCGTACGCGGCTTCCCAGAGATCGAGTCGAGTGCAGCTATTCACCTAAAGGGTCCGCCTACGATCCGGTCGCCACGACAGCAGTACGGATCGATGAACGACAACTCGCAGATCCAATGTGATGCCATCGCGATCCCGAAGGCACGCCAGGTGATCTGGACGTACAATGGGCTGGAGGTGAACAGCGAGAATGACCACACGATTCTGGAGAATCATTCGCCTGAAGGCGTCCGGTCGACGCTCATCATCCCGAAGAGTCAACGGCAGCACTTTGGCGTGTACAACTGTACCGTACTGAACGAATACGGTAGTGATTCGCTCGAGATCCAGTTCGCGCCTATGGAGTCATCCTCGCTGCCAGTTGTTATCTTCATCCTTGCTGTCGTTTTCGTCATCATCGTTGTTGTGCTCGTGGTGAGCCTGTGTTGCTGTGATCGCAAGAACAACAAGAAACTGCCACCTGCGGACGTCATTACGGAC CACTACATGACCGAAAAGACGTGCAAGGAGAGTGACAGGTCATCGAACGTGAGTGATCTGAAGATTGATCGGGACCACGAGTACTCGGAAACTTGTTCCGGGACCGACAGCATCGCGACGCGATTGGCCATGAATATGATGGGATCGTCTAGTGGTGGTAGCAACAACAGTGGAGGAGTTAACGGAGGTACTATGCCTGTtggaggtggaggaggtgtGCCTCTGGCGGGTCCTGTGCGAATTCCCAACGACTACCG TTATTCCGGTGACTACTCGGATGGTATCGGAGCGACGTTACAAGCAAAAATCGGCCAGAGCAACGGTGGCTACGTGCCGTACGTAGATTACGCGCAGGACTACAACCTACCGATGCACATCACCAGCAACGGTCAGCTGCCGAACGGTAATCTCAGCCTCACGAGAAATCGTGAGCTACGCCAAGACAACGGTCTACCGAGTATTCAGAGTGGCATGGGTACGCTCTCAGCCGGACTGATGA ATACATCTCTCATGAACGCACCCAGCATAGACCCGCGGTACAGCGCGACGTACGGCAACCCGTACCTGCGCAGCAGTAGTACACACCTGCCGCCTCTACCACCACCGAGTACCGCCAACCCGGCACTCACTCCCGCACCCCCACCGTACAGTGCTGGTCGACATCCAACAAGCGCTCTGCTGATGGGTGTCAACATCGGTGTCAACTCAGGCAGTGTGATCGGTATCGGTTCAAGCCTCACCAGCCCAGAATCGATCCGTTCGACGAGTGCCGGTAGCGATCAGACGTTACAGCAGGTCCAGCAGGCGGGTGCGCAGGTCGCGGCCCAAACAGGTAGTCCTGCACCAGGTCAGTTCATCCTGCCCGCGAACGGGGACATCCGCAAGGGGGCGCTCGCGACGCACGTCTAG